From a single Adhaeribacter swui genomic region:
- a CDS encoding SusD/RagB family nutrient-binding outer membrane lipoprotein, protein MKHIHKIILGAMGLVVPLAGCDTDELHNLNVNPQAVNQIDLNYLFTASELGIASNGSAGDNRFIDWRTNIGMTAYAIQHLANAGGGIAPGDKYTDNFETASAPFEFTYNDQLKNIAEILKQTGPGGFAEGKYQNLRNASRILRAFSFHRLTDFYGNVPYFEANQGMEGIFFPKYDKQSAIYADLLKELDEAATALNASNPDEGFSKSDFIYEGDIAKWKRWGYSLMLRLAMRVSNVNPDLAKQYVTKAVAGGVFTSNADNVWVKMGTGPSQWINQNGISRAFYPGDGGQPSYLSKTLVDFLKGANPNSVADDDPRLMILSGGIADWSAAEWKPINTDPLAQKGMPNGFDQSGLDALEGKPVDQAKTYSRINFLMLQLDDPYMIMNYGEVELLLAEALERGIGTGISGSAADHYNAGVKASMQMYTPYDASLTVSDAAVATYLNAYPYGVTKGNLPMIYEQLWVNKFFNWWEAWSDWRRTEYPQLTPVNYQGNVTNGTIPVRLKYPSTEAAGNQNYTTGATKPDTYTTKVWWDGGTE, encoded by the coding sequence ATGAAACACATACATAAAATTATTTTAGGCGCCATGGGGTTGGTAGTGCCCCTGGCTGGCTGCGATACCGATGAGTTGCATAATTTAAACGTGAACCCGCAAGCCGTAAACCAGATTGATTTAAATTACCTTTTTACGGCTTCGGAGTTGGGTATTGCTTCTAACGGTTCGGCTGGCGATAACCGGTTTATCGATTGGCGAACCAACATCGGGATGACCGCCTATGCCATACAGCATCTGGCAAATGCCGGTGGCGGTATTGCGCCCGGCGATAAGTACACCGATAACTTTGAAACGGCTTCGGCTCCTTTTGAATTTACCTACAACGACCAGTTAAAAAACATTGCTGAAATTTTAAAACAAACTGGTCCGGGTGGTTTTGCCGAAGGAAAGTATCAGAATTTACGGAATGCTTCCCGGATTTTACGCGCCTTTAGCTTTCATCGGTTAACCGACTTTTACGGCAACGTTCCTTACTTTGAAGCCAACCAAGGTATGGAAGGAATTTTCTTTCCTAAATACGATAAGCAATCGGCTATTTACGCCGATTTATTAAAAGAACTGGACGAAGCCGCCACTGCTTTAAATGCCTCTAACCCTGACGAAGGATTTTCGAAATCGGATTTTATTTACGAAGGCGATATTGCTAAATGGAAAAGATGGGGCTACTCACTGATGTTACGCTTAGCTATGCGCGTTTCTAACGTTAACCCCGATCTGGCAAAGCAATATGTTACCAAAGCGGTAGCGGGTGGCGTATTTACCAGCAACGCCGACAATGTGTGGGTAAAAATGGGCACCGGACCCAGCCAATGGATTAACCAAAACGGTATTTCGCGGGCCTTTTATCCGGGCGATGGCGGACAGCCTTCTTACTTAAGCAAAACTTTAGTTGATTTTCTGAAGGGTGCTAATCCAAACTCGGTAGCAGATGATGATCCGCGGTTAATGATTTTAAGTGGCGGTATTGCCGATTGGTCCGCTGCCGAGTGGAAACCCATTAACACCGACCCATTAGCCCAAAAAGGCATGCCCAACGGATTTGACCAGAGTGGCCTGGATGCTTTAGAAGGTAAACCCGTAGATCAGGCAAAAACCTATTCGCGAATTAACTTTTTAATGCTGCAACTGGATGACCCATATATGATTATGAACTACGGCGAAGTAGAATTGCTGTTGGCCGAAGCTTTGGAAAGAGGAATTGGTACCGGCATATCCGGCTCGGCCGCGGACCATTACAATGCCGGGGTAAAAGCTTCTATGCAAATGTATACTCCTTACGATGCTTCGCTTACAGTTTCGGATGCCGCCGTAGCCACCTACCTGAATGCGTACCCTTATGGAGTAACAAAAGGCAATTTACCAATGATTTACGAGCAGTTGTGGGTAAACAAATTCTTTAACTGGTGGGAAGCCTGGTCTGACTGGAGAAGAACCGAATATCCGCAGTTAACCCCGGTTAATTACCAGGGCAACGTAACCAACGGCACAATACCGGTGCGGTTAAAATACCCATCTACCGAAGCGGCTGGTAACCAAAATTACACCACTGGCGCTACTAAACCCGATACCTACACCACCAAAGTTTGGTGGGATGGCGGTACCGAATAG
- a CDS encoding glucuronyl esterase domain-containing protein, with the protein MKKLGYLLFVFAFSAASAQNRVATNAANLPQPVNFTTEQDHQNMMQQLGIKALRPGPSGDESAPNHANYDEALANPYPNLPEVLTLKNGKKVTTPEQWWKQRRPEIIEDFEKEVVGRVPKKVPKVNWKVLINEREVVGWTPVIAKQLVGQVDNSEYPLLEVNIAMTVVTPANAKGPVPVLMMFSRSALPAPAQPPKESLEKINNALKDLLVKSDPSLKAIFEQYPAYTPIPAAVPSGFPMGTPAGDPPTPNQLLAAGWGYVLIEPGSIQADNGAGLTKGIIGLVNKGQPRKPDDWGALRAWAWGASRGLDYLETDPAVDAKKVGIEGVSRYGKAALVAQAFDQRFALGLIGSAGEGGTKLHRRNFGEAVENLTASGEYHWMAGNFLKYGASQSSFGSKNANDIPVDAHQLIALCAPRPTFISYGIPEKGDSKWLDQQGSFMATVAAGPVFRLLGARDLGVTESYKTAKMPSVNMDMLDGELAWRQHDGGHTDAPNIKYFIPWANKMLCYKSLTANR; encoded by the coding sequence ATGAAAAAATTAGGTTACCTGTTATTTGTTTTTGCCTTTTCCGCGGCTTCGGCTCAAAATAGGGTTGCTACTAACGCGGCTAATTTACCCCAGCCGGTAAACTTTACTACGGAGCAGGACCACCAAAACATGATGCAGCAGTTGGGCATTAAAGCGCTGCGGCCCGGCCCCAGCGGCGACGAATCGGCGCCAAACCACGCCAACTACGACGAAGCTTTGGCAAACCCATACCCCAACTTACCGGAAGTTTTAACTTTAAAAAACGGTAAAAAAGTAACCACGCCCGAACAATGGTGGAAGCAACGCCGCCCGGAGATTATCGAAGATTTTGAAAAAGAGGTAGTGGGGAGAGTACCTAAAAAAGTACCTAAGGTAAACTGGAAAGTGCTGATTAACGAACGCGAAGTAGTAGGCTGGACGCCGGTAATAGCCAAGCAACTAGTAGGGCAGGTAGATAACAGCGAGTACCCCTTACTGGAAGTAAATATTGCCATGACGGTAGTGACCCCCGCCAATGCTAAAGGCCCGGTACCGGTATTAATGATGTTTAGCCGCAGCGCTTTGCCTGCGCCGGCGCAACCACCCAAAGAAAGTCTGGAGAAAATTAACAATGCTTTAAAAGACTTACTGGTTAAAAGCGATCCGTCGTTAAAGGCTATTTTCGAGCAATATCCGGCTTATACGCCCATTCCGGCGGCTGTTCCGTCGGGTTTCCCAATGGGGACGCCGGCCGGCGATCCGCCTACGCCTAACCAATTACTAGCGGCAGGTTGGGGCTATGTGTTGATTGAGCCCGGCAGCATTCAGGCTGATAACGGGGCGGGTTTAACCAAAGGCATTATTGGTTTAGTAAACAAAGGCCAACCACGTAAACCCGACGACTGGGGCGCTTTGCGGGCCTGGGCCTGGGGAGCTTCGCGCGGCTTAGATTACTTAGAAACTGATCCGGCCGTAGACGCAAAAAAAGTAGGCATCGAAGGCGTATCGCGGTACGGAAAAGCAGCTTTGGTAGCGCAAGCCTTTGACCAACGCTTTGCCTTGGGTTTAATTGGTTCGGCGGGAGAGGGCGGTACCAAGTTGCACCGCCGTAATTTTGGCGAAGCAGTGGAGAACCTAACTGCCAGCGGCGAATACCATTGGATGGCGGGAAATTTTTTAAAATACGGCGCGTCGCAGTCTAGCTTTGGCAGTAAAAATGCCAACGATATTCCCGTGGATGCCCACCAACTCATCGCTTTGTGTGCCCCGCGACCTACCTTTATCAGCTACGGCATTCCCGAAAAAGGCGATTCGAAGTGGCTCGATCAGCAAGGTAGTTTTATGGCCACGGTAGCCGCCGGACCCGTATTTCGCTTACTCGGCGCTCGCGATCTGGGCGTAACCGAAAGTTATAAAACGGCCAAAATGCCCAGCGTGAACATGGATATGCTGGATGGGGAATTAGCCTGGCGCCAACACGATGGCGGCCACACCGATGCACCCAACATCAAGTACTTTATTCCGTGGGCCAATAAAATGCTCTGTTATAAGTCTTTAACCGCTAACCGGTAA
- a CDS encoding TonB-dependent receptor, protein MRYLLLLAWLLPVFSYAQTGVITGTVRDVNTQEALIGVTVQLANTQLGTVTNENGTYRLENIPLGSYTVQSSYIGYQAQSKFNINVTSGNIQILNFELAPTANTLQEVEITTNRRQSAAVADLITPLSVQSLSLEEIRSNPGGNFDISKVVQVLQGVASNGAGGGSRNDIIIRGGAPSENVYYLDGIEIPLINHFTTQGSAGGATGILNVSFIEDLKVSSSAFDARYDNALSSVFQFRQRYGNPDRFSGNIRLSGSEFSTTFEGPISSRTTYLVSARRSYLQFLFKLLDLPIRPNYWDFQYKVDHKIDAKTSLSFIGVGAIDEFSFGIPRNSTPENEYILRSIPLNNQWNYTTGVAVKRLVNDGYINLALSRNAFNIDLEKFTDAQNNNPALRTLKSNSRETENKLRLDVNKFRNGFKYAYGVSGQYVQFTNDVFNVIRPELINEEGAVVQPGLTVNYNTNLDFFRYGAFAQVSKSIFNNKLGLSFGLRTDLNSFTQNGNKPLKTLSPRGAISYVVSHKWTINASSGIYYKLPTYTVLGYQQDGQYLNKTADYIKSTHYVLGTEFLPRLDLRFTLEGFYKRYNNYPVSIRDGISLANQGGDFGSIGNEPVVTNGKGRAYGLEFYLQKKLTSSVFSVLSYTYVVSEFAGTNGKYVSSSWDYRHLISGLLGKKLPRNWELGAKYRFAGGAPTTPFDLEASKRNYGSLGVGILDYSRLNSERLRPFSQFDIRVDKKWNFNKFTFDLFLDIANVLGSKTPGYDRYTFQRNADNTGFATTDGNLLSDDGSNAIPLILNNDDGNLVPTLGFIIEF, encoded by the coding sequence ATGCGTTATTTACTTTTACTAGCTTGGTTGTTACCGGTATTTAGTTATGCGCAAACCGGCGTTATTACGGGTACCGTACGCGATGTAAATACCCAGGAAGCCTTAATTGGGGTTACGGTACAATTAGCCAATACCCAATTGGGCACGGTTACCAACGAAAACGGCACGTACCGCCTCGAAAACATTCCGCTGGGCAGCTATACCGTGCAAAGTTCGTATATTGGTTATCAAGCCCAGAGCAAGTTTAACATCAACGTTACCTCGGGCAATATCCAGATTTTAAATTTTGAACTGGCGCCCACTGCTAACACCTTGCAGGAAGTGGAAATTACCACCAATCGCCGGCAAAGCGCCGCGGTGGCCGATTTAATCACGCCACTTTCGGTGCAAAGTTTAAGCCTGGAAGAAATTAGAAGTAACCCCGGTGGCAATTTTGATATTTCGAAAGTGGTGCAGGTTTTACAGGGGGTGGCCAGCAATGGCGCGGGTGGCGGTAGCCGCAACGACATTATTATCCGGGGAGGCGCACCCAGCGAAAACGTGTATTACCTCGATGGCATCGAGATTCCGTTGATCAACCATTTTACCACGCAAGGCAGCGCGGGCGGGGCGACCGGGATTTTGAACGTATCGTTTATTGAAGACTTAAAAGTTAGCTCCTCGGCTTTTGATGCTCGTTACGACAATGCCCTATCGTCGGTGTTTCAGTTCCGGCAACGCTACGGCAACCCCGATCGTTTTTCGGGTAATATCCGGTTAAGCGGTTCGGAATTTTCGACTACTTTCGAAGGCCCTATCTCGTCACGCACTACTTATTTAGTTTCGGCGCGGCGCTCGTATTTGCAGTTTTTGTTTAAGCTCCTGGATTTACCTATCCGGCCCAATTACTGGGATTTTCAGTACAAAGTAGACCATAAAATAGACGCTAAAACTTCGCTTTCCTTTATCGGCGTAGGCGCTATCGATGAATTTTCGTTTGGCATACCCCGCAACAGTACCCCCGAAAACGAATACATTCTGCGGTCTATTCCCTTGAACAATCAATGGAATTACACCACGGGGGTAGCGGTAAAAAGATTAGTAAACGACGGGTACATCAACCTGGCACTCAGCCGTAATGCCTTTAACATCGACCTGGAAAAATTTACCGATGCCCAAAACAACAATCCGGCGCTACGTACTTTAAAATCCAACTCCCGCGAAACCGAAAACAAACTGCGGCTGGACGTAAACAAATTCCGCAACGGGTTTAAATACGCCTATGGTGTGTCGGGGCAATACGTGCAGTTCACCAACGATGTTTTTAACGTTATCCGGCCGGAATTAATAAACGAAGAAGGCGCCGTGGTGCAACCCGGCTTAACTGTAAATTACAACACCAATCTCGATTTTTTCCGCTATGGCGCTTTTGCCCAAGTTTCAAAATCAATTTTCAATAATAAACTGGGCTTGTCATTTGGTCTTCGCACAGATTTAAATTCGTTTACCCAAAACGGCAATAAGCCTTTAAAAACTTTGTCGCCGCGGGGCGCTATTTCGTATGTGGTTTCGCATAAATGGACGATTAATGCTTCTTCCGGCATTTACTACAAGCTGCCCACCTACACGGTTTTGGGTTACCAGCAAGACGGCCAATACCTGAACAAAACAGCCGATTACATTAAATCTACGCACTACGTTTTAGGAACCGAATTTTTGCCCCGCCTGGATCTGCGGTTTACTTTAGAAGGTTTTTACAAGAGATACAACAACTACCCGGTATCCATCCGCGACGGCATTTCGCTGGCCAACCAGGGCGGTGATTTTGGCTCTATTGGCAACGAGCCTGTAGTTACCAACGGCAAAGGCCGGGCTTATGGGTTGGAATTTTACCTGCAAAAGAAGCTGACCAGCAGTGTGTTTTCGGTGCTTTCGTATACCTACGTAGTGAGCGAATTTGCTGGCACCAACGGTAAATACGTTTCAAGTTCCTGGGATTACCGCCATTTAATTTCGGGATTATTGGGTAAAAAGCTGCCCCGTAATTGGGAGCTCGGCGCCAAATACCGTTTTGCCGGCGGCGCACCCACTACGCCATTCGATTTAGAAGCCTCGAAACGCAATTACGGTTCTTTGGGCGTGGGCATCCTGGATTATTCCCGTTTAAATTCCGAGCGGTTGCGGCCATTCAGTCAGTTTGATATCCGGGTAGATAAAAAGTGGAATTTTAATAAATTCACTTTCGACCTGTTTCTGGATATTGCCAACGTTTTGGGCAGTAAAACACCGGGCTACGACCGCTATACGTTCCAACGCAACGCCGACAACACCGGCTTCGCCACCACCGACGGCAACCTGTTAAGCGACGACGGCAGCAACGCTATTCCTTTAATCTTAAATAACGACGACGGCAATCTGGTACCGACTCTGGGGTTTATTATTGAGTTCTAG
- a CDS encoding MarR family winged helix-turn-helix transcriptional regulator produces MSATKYQLLQELLPYLDRYEQEQGPAAVNLPDFQKWLGERLLQEKETMPASTPAEALDGEIARYLTLLNRYAKFYIKKALHHTEFVSLDDFGYLMHLLDGGPTTKSTLIQKNIQDIPSGTEIIKRLIRQGWVNEARDETDKRKVYLTINDRGKAALFASLGQLRKVSRIVSGNLDLLEKQQLLRILKKLENFHQHQFVPNKDKSIDEFL; encoded by the coding sequence ATGTCGGCTACCAAATACCAATTACTGCAGGAGCTTTTGCCTTACCTGGACCGCTACGAGCAGGAGCAGGGCCCGGCGGCAGTAAACTTACCGGATTTTCAGAAATGGCTGGGCGAGCGGTTGCTGCAGGAAAAAGAAACCATGCCCGCCAGTACCCCGGCCGAAGCACTGGACGGAGAGATTGCCCGTTATTTAACGTTACTTAACCGCTACGCCAAGTTTTACATTAAAAAAGCCCTGCACCACACCGAGTTTGTTTCGCTGGATGATTTTGGCTACCTGATGCACTTACTCGATGGCGGCCCCACAACCAAATCTACCCTGATTCAAAAAAACATTCAGGATATTCCGTCGGGCACCGAAATTATTAAACGCCTGATCCGGCAAGGCTGGGTAAACGAAGCCCGCGACGAAACCGATAAGCGAAAAGTGTATTTAACCATTAACGACCGCGGAAAAGCGGCTTTGTTTGCTTCGCTGGGCCAACTCCGCAAAGTTTCCCGCATTGTGAGCGGCAACCTGGACCTACTCGAAAAACAGCAATTGCTTCGGATTTTAAAAAAACTCGAAAACTTTCATCAGCATCAGTTTGTCCCAAATAAAGATAAATCCATAGATGAGTTTTTATAA
- a CDS encoding manganese catalase family protein: protein MFHHVKDLQFNARVSKPDPRFATLLLEQFGGENGELAAAMQYFTQAFAAKMPYPDKYDMLMDIATEEFSHLEIVGATIQMLLKGVNGELKDAADQSEIMEVMNGKAAKENIIHQALTNPQFGTLSAGGPRLTNSQGIPWCASYIHSNGDLTVDLRSNIASESRAKLVYEYLMQFTDDPYVKETLSFLMTREVAHFEMFQAALETIKPNYPPGVLQADPRFTNQYFNLSQGESARGPWNEGEMPKTGKSWDYIADPLAHVKETTGLQNREKGIEKEMKLTEKLNKELSKTKSAEITSAEPKGVAQWSNYDGEDSK from the coding sequence ATGTTTCATCACGTAAAAGACTTACAATTTAATGCCCGTGTATCTAAGCCAGATCCTCGGTTTGCAACATTATTATTGGAACAATTTGGCGGCGAAAACGGTGAACTGGCGGCAGCCATGCAATATTTTACCCAAGCTTTTGCAGCTAAAATGCCTTATCCGGATAAGTATGATATGCTGATGGATATTGCCACAGAAGAATTTAGCCATTTGGAAATTGTAGGGGCAACTATCCAGATGCTACTTAAAGGCGTAAACGGCGAGTTAAAAGATGCTGCCGATCAATCTGAAATTATGGAAGTGATGAACGGGAAAGCGGCCAAAGAAAATATTATTCACCAGGCTTTGACTAACCCGCAATTTGGCACCCTTAGTGCCGGCGGACCCCGCCTTACCAACAGCCAGGGCATTCCATGGTGCGCTTCCTATATTCATTCTAACGGCGACTTAACCGTAGATTTGCGCTCCAATATTGCTTCCGAATCCAGGGCCAAGCTGGTGTACGAGTATTTAATGCAATTTACCGATGACCCTTACGTAAAAGAAACCCTCTCTTTTTTAATGACCCGGGAAGTAGCCCATTTTGAAATGTTTCAGGCGGCTTTAGAAACTATTAAACCAAACTACCCGCCCGGAGTATTACAAGCCGACCCGCGTTTTACCAACCAGTACTTTAACTTGTCGCAAGGCGAAAGTGCCCGTGGCCCCTGGAATGAAGGCGAAATGCCCAAAACCGGTAAATCCTGGGATTATATAGCCGACCCGCTGGCGCACGTGAAAGAAACTACGGGATTGCAGAATCGGGAGAAAGGCATTGAAAAGGAAATGAAGTTAACTGAAAAACTAAACAAAGAGTTAAGTAAAACCAAAAGTGCCGAAATTACCAGTGCCGAACCAAAAGGGGTAGCGCAATGGAGCAATTACGACGGAGAAGATTCTAAATAA
- a CDS encoding aldo/keto reductase yields the protein MQKIKLGNQGLSVPVIGLGCMGMTGFEEANTYGEADEQEAMATIHRSLELGGNFLDTADLYGPLKNERLIAKAIKGNRDKYIIATKFGWEIDDNDKITWAINGKKEYVKKALERSLKNLNTDYIDLYYMHRLDKSTPIEETVQAMSDLVKEGKVGYIGLSEVSSETVKRAHAVHPVTAVQSEYSLFERTVEERGVLQTLQDLGIGFVAYSPLGRGFLSGQIRSINDLPENDFRRSIPRFQEEHFYKNLELVKAIETMAAEKNVTSSQLALAWVISKGIVPIPGTKRRKYVEENIAATTIQLTESDLSKLESIVPLGTDTGKPYDEFSMGLID from the coding sequence ATGCAAAAAATAAAATTAGGAAATCAGGGTTTATCGGTTCCGGTTATTGGTTTAGGGTGTATGGGTATGACCGGCTTTGAAGAAGCTAACACGTATGGCGAAGCAGATGAGCAGGAAGCCATGGCTACCATTCACCGATCATTGGAATTAGGCGGCAACTTTCTGGACACCGCCGACCTATATGGGCCCTTAAAAAACGAGCGGCTTATTGCCAAAGCCATTAAAGGCAACCGGGACAAATACATTATTGCTACCAAATTTGGTTGGGAAATAGATGATAACGATAAAATAACCTGGGCTATTAACGGTAAAAAAGAATATGTAAAAAAAGCTTTGGAGCGTTCTCTCAAAAACCTCAACACCGATTATATTGACTTATATTACATGCACCGTCTGGATAAATCCACGCCTATCGAGGAAACGGTTCAAGCCATGAGCGATTTGGTAAAAGAAGGTAAAGTAGGGTATATCGGCTTATCAGAGGTATCTTCCGAAACCGTGAAAAGAGCCCATGCCGTTCACCCGGTTACGGCAGTGCAAAGCGAATATTCCTTGTTTGAGCGCACCGTGGAAGAACGCGGCGTTTTGCAAACCCTTCAGGACTTGGGAATAGGCTTTGTTGCTTACTCACCCCTAGGTCGCGGGTTTTTATCGGGGCAAATCCGGAGCATCAATGATTTACCGGAAAACGATTTTCGCCGGTCAATTCCCCGTTTTCAGGAAGAGCACTTTTATAAAAACCTGGAGTTGGTTAAAGCAATCGAGACTATGGCCGCAGAAAAAAATGTTACTTCCTCGCAGTTGGCCTTGGCTTGGGTCATAAGCAAAGGCATTGTTCCTATTCCGGGCACCAAACGCCGGAAATATGTAGAAGAAAACATAGCGGCTACCACTATCCAACTTACCGAATCTGACTTATCTAAATTAGAAAGTATTGTGCCGCTAGGTACTGATACCGGTAAACCCTACGATGAATTCAGCATGGGGCTGATTGATTAA
- a CDS encoding helix-turn-helix domain-containing protein translates to MNAIKSISEFHRLLSLPAPRHPLVSVINLNECIFLEDEVWQGFVNQFYCVALKREAKGKIKYGQQHYDYDKGVLSFTAPNQVQSLDLQNMECGSGYLLIFHPDFLLKHTLASTIHQYGFFSYAVNEALHLSEEEEDDLITILNKINKECAHIDRHTQEIILSQIDLLLNYSNRFYERQFITRKNNNHQLLTKFEQLINEYFTANDTAEQGLLTVQYIAERMNLSPNYLSDMLRVHTGQNTQQHIHEKLIQKAKERLSTTNLSVSEIAYALGFEHAQSFSTLFKKKTNMSPLEFRQTFN, encoded by the coding sequence ATGAACGCCATTAAATCTATTTCCGAATTTCACCGGTTATTGTCTTTGCCGGCACCCCGGCACCCACTGGTAAGCGTGATAAATTTGAACGAATGCATTTTTTTGGAAGATGAGGTGTGGCAAGGTTTTGTAAACCAATTTTACTGCGTTGCCCTAAAACGAGAAGCAAAAGGAAAAATTAAATACGGGCAGCAGCACTACGATTACGACAAGGGCGTATTAAGCTTTACAGCCCCTAACCAGGTACAATCTTTGGATTTGCAGAATATGGAATGCGGCTCGGGCTACCTGCTTATTTTTCATCCGGATTTTTTGCTGAAACATACTTTGGCCAGCACCATACATCAATATGGCTTTTTCTCTTACGCCGTAAACGAGGCCCTGCATCTTTCCGAAGAAGAAGAGGACGATCTGATTACCATTTTAAATAAGATTAACAAAGAATGTGCGCACATCGACCGGCACACCCAGGAAATTATTTTATCGCAGATTGATTTACTGCTCAACTATTCTAACCGTTTTTACGAGCGCCAGTTTATTACCCGTAAAAACAACAACCACCAGCTTCTTACTAAATTCGAGCAATTAATTAACGAGTACTTTACTGCCAACGATACCGCCGAACAAGGCTTGTTAACCGTGCAGTATATTGCTGAACGCATGAACCTTTCGCCCAACTACCTGAGCGATATGCTGCGGGTGCATACCGGGCAAAACACCCAACAACACATTCACGAGAAATTGATCCAGAAAGCAAAAGAAAGGCTATCCACTACCAACTTATCGGTCAGCGAAATAGCCTATGCCCTGGGCTTTGAACATGCACAATCGTTCAGTACGCTTTTTAAGAAGAAAACGAACATGTCGCCCCTGGAGTTTCGACAGACATTTAACTGA
- a CDS encoding ATP-binding protein, whose protein sequence is MKRYFLSSIEIEGFRGINNELSPLKIKIDDKKVHSIFAPNASGKSSIYDALSYALKDEIPRLKALHSKEKSEDYYINKFHSTGNSIINLCFKPDDSSQIINVQIRKDRTGGYSITSPEESNIKEF, encoded by the coding sequence ATGAAAAGGTATTTTTTATCTTCAATTGAAATTGAGGGTTTCAGAGGAATTAATAATGAACTTTCTCCATTGAAGATTAAAATAGATGATAAAAAGGTGCATTCTATTTTTGCACCTAATGCTTCTGGGAAAAGCTCCATATACGATGCATTAAGTTATGCCCTTAAAGATGAAATACCAAGACTTAAGGCTTTACATTCTAAAGAAAAGTCAGAGGATTATTATATCAATAAATTTCATTCAACAGGTAACTCAATTATTAATTTATGCTTTAAACCTGACGATTCATCCCAAATTATTAATGTTCAAATTAGAAAGGATAGAACAGGTGGATACTCAATAACTTCTCCCGAAGAATCAAATATCAAAGAATTTTAA
- a CDS encoding DUF7149 domain-containing protein: MITSSSLSIKQSLNKAYCLIKTNSAIMEASKTNLVHLLSQKDEKESKENYKIHLMNLLNNTFYNPDHLVLHWKSS, from the coding sequence ATGATTACCTCCTCTTCGCTTTCTATTAAACAAAGTCTGAATAAAGCTTACTGCCTAATCAAAACTAATAGCGCCATCATGGAGGCATCAAAAACCAATTTGGTGCATTTGCTCAGCCAGAAAGACGAGAAGGAAAGCAAAGAAAATTATAAAATCCATTTAATGAATTTGCTGAATAATACTTTTTACAACCCCGATCACCTGGTACTTCACTGGAAAAGCAGCTAA
- a CDS encoding NADP-dependent oxidoreductase, whose amino-acid sequence MERQMKAAVYEEFGGADKIQIRSTAIPEIKEGEVLVRLKAAGVNPVDAAVREGYLKNYLPYTFPIIPGWDMAGTVEDRGFSARRFAVGDAVYAYARRPMVQYGTFAEYIVIPESYLAHKPEKLSFEEAAGIPLVGLTAYQSMFDVGKLQANQTVLILGASGGVGSLGIQLAKAKGARVIGVASAKNHDFMQELGADHTIDYSQGDIGAAVKALVPEGVDLIFDCASGDTLQQSLSALKSKGKLVSILHHGEGLDPDIDFQYVFVEPNSTQLEHMRELADQGKLKVHVSKTFTLDQTAEALNQIQTKHTTGKIVIVP is encoded by the coding sequence ATGGAAAGACAGATGAAAGCGGCGGTTTACGAGGAGTTTGGCGGGGCCGATAAAATTCAGATTCGCAGCACGGCCATTCCGGAAATAAAAGAAGGCGAGGTATTGGTCCGTTTAAAGGCGGCCGGCGTTAACCCGGTGGATGCCGCTGTGCGGGAAGGTTATTTAAAAAATTACCTACCTTATACTTTCCCGATTATACCGGGCTGGGACATGGCCGGCACGGTAGAAGACCGGGGTTTTAGTGCCCGCCGGTTTGCGGTTGGCGATGCCGTCTACGCCTATGCCCGACGACCCATGGTGCAGTACGGAACATTTGCCGAGTACATTGTTATTCCGGAGAGTTATCTGGCGCACAAACCCGAAAAACTGTCTTTTGAAGAAGCTGCCGGCATTCCGCTGGTCGGGCTTACGGCTTACCAGTCTATGTTCGATGTAGGTAAGCTGCAAGCAAATCAAACCGTGTTGATATTGGGAGCTTCCGGGGGAGTAGGTAGTTTGGGTATTCAGTTAGCCAAAGCCAAAGGCGCGCGGGTAATTGGAGTAGCCAGCGCCAAAAACCACGATTTTATGCAAGAACTGGGCGCCGATCATACGATCGACTACAGCCAGGGCGATATTGGGGCTGCCGTAAAAGCGTTAGTACCCGAAGGGGTAGATTTAATTTTTGACTGCGCCAGCGGCGATACCTTGCAGCAAAGTTTATCGGCCCTGAAATCCAAAGGCAAACTGGTTTCCATTCTGCACCACGGCGAAGGCCTGGACCCAGATATTGATTTTCAATACGTGTTCGTGGAACCCAATAGCACCCAATTGGAGCACATGCGCGAATTAGCCGATCAGGGAAAATTAAAGGTACACGTAAGTAAAACGTTTACTCTGGACCAAACCGCCGAAGCTTTAAATCAAATTCAAACGAAGCATACTACCGGCAAGATTGTGATTGTGCCGTAA